In Phalacrocorax carbo chromosome 1, bPhaCar2.1, whole genome shotgun sequence, the genomic stretch CACCTGTCTGTCTTACTGTTGTGGGAGCCATCAGCACCTTTGTTTCAGACATCTTTCTTTCCCATTGAGTTGCTCACAGTGGCCATATCTGAGAAGTCAGAATATGAATCCAGAATTCAGTAGGGGTTGATGCAACATGTGCACTAAGAAATCCAGTCCCAGGCCAGTCACTGAAAAGGGGGACGGTTACGGGTGGGCTGGGGGTACTGTGTTTGTTTATGTATTTACTGGATTGTATCCCACTGTCTCATGAGCTTACCACGGTGGCCAAGGTAATTCAAACTAGCTGTGGCTAGCTATGTAAGGGACCACAAAGTAAAGACAAGGTTTCTCAAGGACATTCTCTCTTTTCCAGGTGAACTTAGCACCGACTCTCTTGTCAGCACCTTGGGTAAGCTCCTATCTCTTGGCAACTTcaggtttcttctcttttcaccTTTACTCCTGCCAACATAGCCCCAGAAATTACCCATTATGCTCAGAAActtctcttccctgcttttGACATCTAGCACTGCTTCTCCAGTGTTAATGGCTATATGAAAGTCCTTTCTGTGCTATGTGCAGTGAGATGAATTTGGGATGGCTTAATAGTTTGTTCTCCTAGGAAATGCCAATCTCACCCAGTACCAGGGTTCTCTGAAGCTGTCTGCACTGCAGGAAGCCATGAAATCCAAAGCTCACGCAGCCTGGGCTTCTAGAAGAGgtgcagaaaggaagagactAAAGGACAAGGGAGAGAAATTGCTCAGGTTCACCAGTTAGTTAGTCAGCACAGGGATGCAGGTTGTGTCTGTGTCTGGTGACAGCTACCAGCCATGCTTCAGTGCTCAGGAGACAGAGgtggcaaaaaacccaaaagactAAAGCAAACTGAGcagtggtgggatggggaggtggAAATACTGTTCTAGTACTGTCTTGCCTGCTGTACCTGCAGCTATGTCAGTGGGGGGCACCAAAATGTATGTGAAAGATAGGGTAGGCAGACAACAGTTGAAGATGAGCATGCAATGTGTCTCCTTAGAGAGCCAAGCCTTGCTGCAGAGATAGCCCCCGGGGAAGGACACAAAGCTGATGGGGGTGTAAGCATTTACAAGATAGGCTAATCTTGCTGGACTCACAATGGGGAATGGAGGAGAGGACTAGAGGCTCAAGAGGGAACCTCCCCCCTTTTTCCATTTGAATCTTGAGTTTCAAGTCCAGCACCACAGGCCTCTATGATggtttctctctctgctggggCAGTCTCTCAGACACAACCCTCTAAGGTAGGGTGTACCAGGAAGAGCACGGAGAGGCAGAACACATCTGATCGATGATATAGTTCAAAAGACAAAAGGACAGCAGCAGCGCTTGGATGTTGCTGGGAAGTGTGCTGTGTGTGTAGGAGAGCTCATCTGAGAGTGGTGTCCCGTTCTCCAGGACAGCAGTTCCATGGtctctcctctgccctgtgACTCTGCTCATCAGCTGGCTAGAATATTGTGGGTCAAGCCAACCAGCTGTCATGGGACAACACTAGAGGAGGGAGTGGAAGCACGATTTTGTATACACAAGGTGCATGATCTTCCTGGTGGGGATGGGAGGTAAAAGCAACCTTGTCAGTCTCGTGTTCAGTGTGTGAGACCCTCACATTCTGTAGGAAGGTAGATAAGACTTCATGTCCAGACCAAACTGGCAGTGGCTAACCTACATCTAAACCTGAAAAGACTAAATGTAAAACCCTTCCAGCAGACTTTGGCTCAAAATGCTTATTGTTGAGGGATCAAAAAGAAACTCTTCACAAAGGACATGCCATGGGACTCATCCTGTGCTCTACAGCATCCCATCAGCTCTAGGACACCTAGCATATTCTCAGGGAAAGCCTGCAGCTATTCTGACAAGTCAGATAACAACATCACGATCAGTGTTGTCTGTGAACCAGATGTGGGATGGCTACTGGTCAGGAGTGATGAGCCATCGGCAGAACtgtgggaggggagagaggctgAAAGCTCAAATTAAGAACTTTCAGAacatcttctttttttccagctgcagctgtgacACCACCTGTTCTTCTTAATCCTGGTGAGTTTGTTCTCAATTCATAGACAGATGTTGTGGACCCCCCTTCTCTCTCATTGCCTAGTTCCTTGCACACCCAGAATCCTGCCTTCCCTGACTGCCCCTACCTGCAGCCTGGATGCCCAAAAGACTCCTCCTCTCTATGCCCATCTGTTTTGTCTATGCTTCTGGCTGACACTATGGCACATGAACAGAAGTAGAAGTCCCCTATAACTGTTGGTGGAAACTTGCGGCTGGCAGTCAGTCCTCTGAGTTCCTTTCTAGTTTGTCGTGgggtaaataataaaatgtactAGTTTACTGTGGTACAGGTGGGTTGCTTTATCGGAGAGAACAACAAATCAACCTCTTTTTGACCCCTTGTCATGGACATTGAAGAACCAGAATTCTGGGGATGCAGTTTCCTAAATGAGTCACTGCCCGTTAGTAAGAGGCAGTCACAGGCTCCTTCACTTCTTGCCTAGGTGGACGACAATTACAGCAACTAAATACATTTACTCGACCTTTTGAATTGTAAGTCAAGATGCCCTTACAGTATATTTTTGAACAGGAGTGGTAATGCTTTATGGTAAAGCTTGGACAGATTTTTAGCATTGTTGGATGAGTAGCTGGCACTAGATTCATGTCGGATTTGTACCTCCTCTGACATTTTCAGGTCAGTAACAATGAAATCTCTTTCCATATTAGAAGTTACAATGGAGGGCTCTTGAACGAGTTTTCCAGTTATTTGGTTTGAGTAAGCTAGTGTCTAGGAAGAAATCATGGTAGATCACACTAACTTTGCTACCCTATGTCTTCCAGTTCAGTCTGACAGTGAAACTACGACGGCTGCATCAGGTATGTTTAAGTTTGACGCCCGTACCCCCTCCCAGACACACTTTCACCCACCCTGATACTTCTCCAGGCAGGTCCCAGCTAAGCGCTCAGCTTTGTCTCCTAGAAAATTCCCTTCGCCCTGTTCCTTGAGTTAGAAGTACTGGAGAATGACAGTAGTGGAAGCTGAAGTCTTCCCCTGGGTGGTATGCCTAGGAGGTTAGGAACTGGCAGATCACCAGACCAGATACACTGGGTCAATATTCTGTCATTGCCAGTGGCCAAGACCAGgcatttcagaaggaaatgcaAGAAAACCCATCATAGTTAGCTATGGGGTTGATTgtccagaagagaaaggaactagATTTGTGTCCTGAAGTGTGAGATTGCAGATCTATTAGAAACATGTCTTAAACATACAACtacaattttcattttgtttatgtGTGTCTGTCCGCTTTACAGCATGTGCCTTCTGTATTGAGGATTCCCAGTGGgcttgttttgcatttcactgAACTTTCCCATACTTTTGTCTTATGAGGAAAGGGGATCAGAAATGTCTgccttattttcctcttctctaaACCACCCCCATCTCTCACAAGAGAGTGGAAAACAGAGACTAGGGGCTTTCCTAGAAGCCTGGAGGACAATACCTAGTGATAAAGTTGTAAGTGTGCCAGAATGAGTGCATTGCCAGTGATGGTGATTGCACCTCTGtctatgtgtttgtgtgtgttccCAGATTGTCGTGAAGAAAAGTTCCCTTGCACACGCCTGTACTCTGTCCATAAACCAGTAAAGCAGTGTATCAGCTACCTCTGTGTTACAAGGTAAGAAACCAACAGTCCCTAAGAAAAACCCTAAAAACTCTCCAGAAACAGCATGTCCAGTTAAGCAACTGGTTCCTTTGAAGACTAGAGGTTCCTTCAGGGAACCAGTTGGTGAGATGAATCCTATCCCCAGAGTGTCCTTTTAGGGTGATTAATTAAACAGCACAATAACTATTATCTGTGCAACACGGAGCTGTAATATGCCCTACATTGTAATCCATATTTAAGGTATTTGGAGATTTCATGAAGTCTTGACAAAGATTACTTTCCTATTGACAACAGGCTTATTCTAGAGTAACTAATCCTAAAAATTTAGGATTCAGTAAATGTTTATTTCCTGTatcccttttttgtttctttgggtcCCTGTACCTTTTGCTACCATCCTTGGTGTGTTCCTGGTGATCCCTCAGTGTGCGTCGCATGTACATAATAAACAAGGAGGTGTGCTCTCGCATTGTCTGCAAGGAGAATGAGGTCATGCAAGGTGAGTGATAGCACAAGATGGCCTAGAAGAATAGCTGCAGCCATCTAATAGGGTCTCCAAGCTAACTAATTACCCAGCCCCAATCCATATGTAGTAGTTTCCCTGGACTTGGTTTGGGGGAGCAATAATGCAACGCAGCTTTGCAGCCAGTATGCATGCCGTGAAAAACACTGGGAAGGAGATACTGTACTACCAAGAAGTATGAgagctctgccttcctcagccTTGATCACGCTCTACTAGCCCCAGACACCCTTACTCAAAGTTGCATTCCTTTGAGGTTAAAGAGTAACTCTCAGTATTTCTACTCATGAATAGAAACAGGATCCAGTGTACATTTCTTATGCAGTCTTTGTTGCAGTGAGGTACGAGTGATTTTAATATGTATTGCATATGAATAAAGCcagaaggaaattaataaaatcctAAGGACTTGTTCACTTGCCTCATGTATATGAGGATTCAGCAGTTCCAACAGTTTCTGTAGATGCAGTGAAGGATATACCTGTAACAATTCTGGTGGTGAAGAATTTGAAGGAAGCTTTGGTTATCTGTCAACCTGTGTGTGTCTTCTATGTCTTCAGATGAGATCTGTCGCCAGCTGGCTGGCCTTCCTTCTCGACGTCTCCGCCGGTCTGGGCAACCCCTGCATGTCCCTTGCAAACAACTTCTGGAGCAGCAGCGCAGAAGGCCTGATGCTCTGTGAGCTGCCAACAgtaggagagaaaaaggaagggagagaagagaaatcaTCATCCACCATCTACAACCCAAGACAAGTCCTCCTAGTTTGTGATTTCCCCACCATTTCCTTGCTTCTCTGCCTTC encodes the following:
- the MFAP5 gene encoding microfibrillar-associated protein 5 — protein: MKTFGTCILLCLLALSLSPADWFPWVVNGQELESATGELSTDSLVSTLAAAVTPPVLLNPVQSDSETTTAASDCREEKFPCTRLYSVHKPVKQCISYLCVTSVRRMYIINKEVCSRIVCKENEVMQDEICRQLAGLPSRRLRRSGQPLHVPCKQLLEQQRRRPDAL